The DNA window GCATCGAATGCTGCCGCCAACTCCTGGCGGGCCTTCTCCGAGGCAGCGTCGTTCTTGACGCGGTCCAGTAGCTCGCTGTCGAGGCGTTCGGCGCCGGTGCGGATGGCGCGTTGGCAGCCGCGGTTGATCAACGTCATCAGCGAGCCGATATGCCCGGTACTTCGCACGAAGAGATAATCGGTCAGTTCGTTGGCCAGCATGCCGGGATGCTTGTCGGCCAACACAATACGTTTCTCCAGGGCCAGGAGCAGTTGGCGCCATTCGCGGCGGCCGTCGTCGGTGTCGACGGCGAACGGGCGCATGCCGAGTTGGGTGGTGCGCCGCCCGGTCTGGGCGATGACCGCGTCTTCATAGGTGCAGCCCTCGGAGAACAGCCCTCGCGCGGCCAGCCCGACGCCGACGAACAGCAACGTGACCGGGAACTCGTTGGCGATGTATTTGAAGTGGTTGCTGATCTCCACACCGCTGGTGTTGCGCCATCGCAGGAAGTGCAGATCATCGACGATCAGCAATCGGGTCTCACACGCCAGGACGCAGTCGAGTGCCCGGTGTGCGAACTGGGCGGCGTTGCCGCGCGAAACACCCGGATGAGCGAAGAACGACAGCATCGCCCGGTTGAAGTCAAGCATCCCGGTGTTGCCGGTGAGGCCCACCCGACAGACCGGC is part of the Mycolicibacterium tusciae JS617 genome and encodes:
- a CDS encoding ATP-binding protein; translation: MTGREPDTADKPHRLDNLTLARKEGWQQFVNTPARIPPEPLTRPELGALSDCAYEDYNRQRREWHANLGTIKTPQLAALHEDLWDIVDSNLQDGDKAKGAVAIDAFPGLGKTTSVLAFAREYHRREIAADGSQTREGHERWPVCRVGLTGNTGMLDFNRAMLSFFAHPGVSRGNAAQFAHRALDCVLACETRLLIVDDLHFLRWRNTSGVEISNHFKYIANEFPVTLLFVGVGLAARGLFSEGCTYEDAVIAQTGRRTTQLGMRPFAVDTDDGRREWRQLLLALEKRIVLADKHPGMLANELTDYLFVRSTGHIGSLMTLINRGCQRAIRTGAERLDSELLDRVKNDAASEKARQELAAAFDARRLSTAVGKAG